The Clostridiaceae bacterium DNA window ACATAGAAGATGATCTCCTTTTCTGTTATTTTTTGTTGAGAACTATATTTTAACAGGATTTCATCTTCTTTTCTATTTATTTGGAACTATATTCCAATTTATCCCTACAGTAATTTTACTCTATGTTAACTTTTTATTATTCTTTTCCTTTTGGAACCTTTTCTAAACACTTCATATATACCCATGAACATCAAAAAAACACCGAAAATTTTTTTCAACGTCTCTCCAGGCAGGTTTCCTGCCAATTTAGAGCCTATAAAGGCACCTGCCAATCCAAATATAATTATGGGCAATGCCATTTTAAAGTCAATCCTCTTATTTTTTATATGTATGAATAATGCGATTATAGCAGTAGGAATAAAGAAGATCAAATTAACACTTTGGGCAATATGCTGTTCAGACCTGGTAAACAAAACAAGAGCCGGAATTAGTACTGTTCCGCCTCCTATGCCCATCCCGCTTATAATTCCTGAAATTATTCCGATAATAAAGAGCAGCACCTGAACCACCACAATTATATAATTATTATTTCAACTATTATTTCATCAGCATTCTTACTGCCGCCAGTATCATAAACGCTCCAAATATCTTTCTTAGTATGCTCTCAGGGCACAGATTCAGTATTTTAGCCCCGGCATACCCTCCCAACATGCCTCCGAGAATTACTTTATATGTAATACCCCAATCAACAAAATCATTGGATATGTAAAAAAATACACTTATAATGGTTATGGGCAGGATAACTAATATTGCCGTTGCATGGGCTTTATGTTCATCTGCGCTCAGGAGATGAACCATAGCCGGAACAGCAATAGTGCCTCCTCCGGAACCAAGAAGTCCGTTAATTGTACCTGTTATTAAGCCAATAATACCGGATATTACATATTTTTTTACTGCCGGAGATTTTATACCGCCCTTTAACCGGGTATTATCCGGCCGTTTATTATTCATACCATTACAAATTTTTTTTGGCAAAAAAATAACCCTCCCGCATGTTGGATAATACACTTTCCAA harbors:
- a CDS encoding sulfite exporter TauE/SafE family protein; the encoded protein is MLLFIIGIISGIISGMGIGGGTVLIPALVLFTRSEQHIAQSVNLIFFIPTAIIALFIHIKNKRIDFKMALPIIIFGLAGAFIGSKLAGNLPGETLKKIFGVFLMFMGIYEVFRKGSKRKRIIKS
- a CDS encoding sulfite exporter TauE/SafE family protein → MNNKRPDNTRLKGGIKSPAVKKYVISGIIGLITGTINGLLGSGGGTIAVPAMVHLLSADEHKAHATAILVILPITIISVFFYISNDFVDWGITYKVILGGMLGGYAGAKILNLCPESILRKIFGAFMILAAVRMLMK